The genomic interval CCCCGGTAGGGGTCGCTCAGTGTATTGTATTGGCGGGTAATTTTGCTCGTGGAATAGCCATTCGGCTTTGCGTAACTGACCAGTGAACATGTTAATTTTCCAAATATTttattggatataaaatataGACAAGTATTCTAATGAAAATTATTTTCTGCAGGAATATAGTCTGTTTTCTGTGTAAACTATATGAGCGTTAGTTCATTTATGAGTTATGAAATCTATATCAATATGTGAATTGTTCAAATTTGTTTGTTGTCGTACGTTATAAATGTGTCATCTGGTCGTACGCATAGGTACCAAAATACAAactgtattttcaatttaaatcgttgtgtttgttgtttatttaggagACGTATAAGGTCTAAGgaaatgtttgtttataatatatCAACTATAGTATCATGTTATAGCTCAATCACATTGACCTGAAACTTATTTACTCCATATGCATAAATTTCACGCTTGGATGTTTGGTTGTTCGCTTGCGGACAACTAAGGTTAGTGGTATgcgttgcaagtcagtctgctcctaactacgctaagaacgataaccaccgcatctgcctgtttatacttcaccactggtacactgcagacagtgagtgtgtgtatgtaatcaatagtgtttaacagcttgttcgacgacattggccagtttgtcattgaaatctgtacacatTGGCTACTCtccgggaaaacggggcttaagacatgtcaaataagtggtgtcccagattagcctgtgcacattgattattctgtgcaatgcgcacaagctaatcaaggacgatactttctggttttatggtgtttttcgtttaaagatagtctctgcTACTGAGATGatatttaatgcatatgcattaagccctgttttcccaaaatgaaacttaaattatcttttctattaatgatattaaaaaaagataaaagtgataataacttcaaagtaaccttgctgacaaggcaaataaacaaaatcactttaaaatcaaataaacaaccaatgagttctaaattctTACCTTGTGTCATTTTTAGTTAACATCTAACTTTATAGTGCTTTCTTGAACAAAAGAATTACAACATATCTGGATAACGATGATATATTAGCGGACGAGCAGAATGGATTCCGGGCTGGGAGATCTTGCGAAGACCACATTTACACTTTGAACAGCATTATAAGGAACAATAACTCTGTATTTGCTTCttttattgacttaaaaaaatgcTTCGATTTTATAGACCGCGATATGCTGCTCTACAAATTGCTGCTACATAGCATTGATGGAAAGGTCTATAACTCCATACGAAATATCTACACAAGTGCCACATCGTGTATacgtataaataataaattaacagaCTGGTTCAGCTGCGATACAGGGGTCAAACAGGGGTGTTGTTTATCGCCGACTTTGTTCGCTATCTTTGCTAATGACCTTGTGAAAGAaatcaatgaccttgacctaggtaTTTCAATGGGAGATGCAAACGTGTCCATTCTTATGTATGCGGACGATATTGTGCTAGTTTCAGACAACGAGGAAAAGTTACAAATCATGCTTAATACCCTCCACGACTGGTGCAAACGTTGGCGCGTGATAATTAACACCAATAAGTCGAAAACCGTTCACTTCCGGCGGGGCAGAACATCGCGGACGGATAAGGAATTCCGAGTTGGTGAAAACATCCTGGAAACAGTAGCGCAGTACCGATACCTTGGAGTGATTTTCGATGAACGAAACGACTTTAGTGCGAACTGCGAGGCGTTGGCAAAGGGTGCAGGTCGGGCGCTTGGAAGCTTAATTAGCAAGATTCATAAAATGAAACACTTCCGGTTCCAATCATTTGAAAAACTATACACCGCATGTATTACACCAATTCTTGAATATAGTGCTTCGGTGTGGGGCTCTAAGACATATCAATCACTTGACAATGTACACAACCGAGCATTAAGATAGTTCATGGGCGTGCATAGATTTACCCCACTACCGGCACTTTATGGAGACGCTTGCTGGAAACCAACCTTGTATGGAAGATGGGTATGTGTCCTCAGGTTCTGGAATAGGCTAATTAAAATGGATGACAATAGACTCAccaaaaaagtgtttaattttgaTTATACCAAATGTGTGAATAATTGGTCAAGCGACGTTAAGCAGATAGTATCAACGTTAGGGATTATCGATCGGTTTCACGCTAAATCATGTATCGATCTGGATGCAGCAAAATCTTTGATGACCCAACATTATATAGCCAAATGGTCACAAGACGTGTTGAACATGCCAAAACTGAGAACATCCGCAACATTAAAATCGGAATTTAAGTGTGAAGACTTTGTGAGGATGAACCTCTCAAAACATGAACGCTCATTACTATGTCAGTTTAGATCGGGAATATTACCACTGAGAATAGAGACAGGAAGATACGCTGGTGAACCATTTGATAATCGAACATGTAGATTTTGTGATCTAACGACCGTAGAGGATGAGAAACATTTTTTACTTGTATGtgatttatataacaatatcagGACTGACGTGTTTGGTGATATTCTCTTCACGACTTTATCCATCTTAACCCAGAACAAAGGTTTTGTCATATATTAAAGGTATACCCCAGGAAGACTGCAAAGTTCATTGTTAAAGCATATTTGCTCAGGCAGTCCGTAATGTATCCACTGTAAATTTGAATCTGTATCAGTGCTGTAACTCTTATTGATAAAAGTATATTAGCTTTTTGATATTACAGTATACCCAATTGTTTTATGCTGCTTTTGCTATGAATaactataatatttaaaacattgacGACATAATCGGGACCACTTGAAGCTGTATATATTTGCTGTATATATGCTATCTGCTTTCTCAGTCCCACTCGTACATCACTTGTTATGACATAGaactgtatatatatgctttacgTGTAGATTGAGCTTAACAGCTAAGGTGACTTATAGGTCCAATGGGCCGGGtgcttttttatatgtatatattattgtttataccatacgaaatgcacatgtcactataataaactatttacttacttacttacttacttgctctaaaagggaccttttcacagtttgtcattaaatgcttaatattgataaatgtaaacattggatcataaaagccccattaaaaaaaatgaagaaacaaaaaagttaccgttaactgggctcgaaccactgacccctggattaaaagtctatcgcttagaccactcggctatccgtgcttatacaatgagagatgtattttatcctttataagcaatcctcgtggtatgaaaatatataacgacaaccaaagaactctccaaattattaaatcgtttatttttttcaatttaccaaaacgtgaaaatgtccctttattgtcttcagacttgcaaattgaatgagttcaatacaccgTCAGATCTTTCATCATGAATAACTTGCatgtttagtggttgcctgttagcttGTGGCCAGTAattttaagcccaggaaactcaatttcagaAGTTAGTTatagttgggctaaaaagcaaatcttgaacaactcaatccaattaaacatagaatacaaaatggcgactgtggatcaattaagCCTAGGAAATgtttcaattccggctcacaacaagacatgaggCATTACatgtctgtcatgtcggcaaaattgttgctcaataatttaaagaaaatagatcaagtattagatacacataacacaacctGTACATGATTCTATGCTTGTTATTCTTTTGctaggcaaccaaaattctaaagatggttgccagtgcagcaaccaattgcgaaaaaaagatataatgttattttgtctaagttatctttataacaaaaatatgaggataaacagtgcacacacatctcgacctgtgctttaagacacactctttataagtttgaatgggttgtgttcatttcaaacttgcgatatgaaaagctataacataattttgaatactgagttgcgtctaagattatgcaaaagAGAACAATTTCAGggcctttagcgctttgatttctTATAATCGTAGTCTTTTTTTGTACACGTTGCTCGAGTTTAATGAGATCATAACAGTATCCTTAGtctaatatacatgtatcttaaCGATTAATATCGCTTCGTCTACGAAAACTATTTATCGATGTAATCGTACttgaataattatatttatgcatAACGTTCCATGTCAGGTAAATAAAGGGAAGCTATGCATTTAagaacataattttgttttcttttatagtgtttatttcatttaaggcaTTCGCTCATTTGCAAAATCTACATATATGTCTGTCTATTCTGTGAGACTTGGTAATGCCCGAGCGTTCACATGCCGGTACCCGCTGGGTGACGCACTTGTTTCGACGTCGTTTCCTCAGTAAATATCAGGagtctttatgttttatatttctcaCCATACGAGTAGCgaaatttacattataaaatCTAAAACATTCAAATCGTAAAAACATGGACAAGAAATATATGAATAGTTTAATGAATATTGCAACGAATATATCAATACGCCTACACGGAAATGCATTTGGAATAATAAAgggtttgatatttttttaataacttaaaatatcAAACGGTTTGTGGTCATTAAAAAATTGTTCAACCCATATTTCACACAAATTGctgattttcaagaaaaaaatcatataatttcaCTTAATTGTGTCATTCGGTTGATCCGAGatttaaaaaagcaacaacaaaagctacatgttttacatttaaacgATAATATTTTGTAATTCACATGTTAATACAATTGCGAAGCTATGAactcaataattataaaaataagtgATTAGTTCAGTGACTTTTCAAATCTTAAACTGTGATCGCCTGTCAGCTATCTTACCGATGATTGTCACACCTTTAGCCACATTCACATGTTTAAACGATGTCAAACACATTATGACTACACGCTCATCACAGTTGCTAGCGTGTCGAATTAATAAGTGAACATTCAATGACACGTCCCATGTATTTAAACGAACGCAATCAGAAACCTGATCATGTTTGGTTTTGAATTTCGTTGATAAATaacttatataatatttatcaGTCTCAGACCTAGCATGGCTCCGTATGAAATAGAAGATAACACATCTGGGTATGTTTCAATGACGTCTCTATCGTCTACATTGTCCGCGTCGTTGCTGGAGTCGTCATTCGAAGAGAGGCGTCTGGCGCCAAACAAGGTCAAGAATTTTCAAGTCTTGAGCTGTCTCAGTAAGCATGTTGATACCGCTTCTGGTCCACAGTGTTCAACGCCAAAACAAGGCTCAGAAATAGCGGCGATGAAAATGCGCGTACGAATGAGAAGAGCCCGCACACCGTCGTTCAAAGCAGATAAAACAATAGTGGCCAGAAAAATAAGCACTGCTATACCTATAACAAACACTTCAACAACTAGTGACGCAACAAGTGACGTATGTTTCTGGGAGATATCATCGCGTCTTCAGAAAAGTTGTTCCGAGGGAGACCTTTACAGGCCGCCTGCTCAGCGCCCCATTCATGAGCAGCGCACATGTTCTCATGACTCCGGACTCGAATCGCTCGTGAAAAAATCGTGCACACAAAACTGGAAAAGACGCCCGTTCGTGGGCGAAACAACGATGGAAATGGAACAACGGAAATACGCCATCAAAGCTGAACACCGAGGTGAAGCACAGTACACCCGTCTGTCGAGGTATCGCGTTACGGTCCAGGAAGACACGTACGGCTTCAGCGCTCCCACCAAGCGTAACTTTGCGAGTGACATTGACAGTGCGTTAGGAAATGATGATGAATCTATGAAAGATTTTTTATCTCGTGTTAACAAAGACAATCTCGCGGGATTCCTTAATTTTTACGACAGGATGACTTGCGATCAACCTAGCAAACGGTCAAGAAgaaattgaattaaataatgtttgtcatcgttatgaaaatatttaaatgcagtttATAAAGTGCTATCTGTTCACCCAATCTACTCGAGCTTGTTTTGTTGTTGCTgattaaattaagttttatttgaaataaatatattactattttGTTAGATGTTTAACAAACGACACATCCATTTCAAACCTGAAATTTGAATTAAAGAACTGTCTGAGAATAAAAAGGCATTTAAATAGCTCACGAGCACTGCGGAcgttgatattatttttttaattgtctaCGAACTGAGCATAACACACACATAGTATAacactattaacccatttatgcctagtggaatttCCCACCCTtctagattggatcaatttatttccaaaattaaggatgtctagtatatctatatctatatttagaatatttcttacagaaattcctttaagcaaacagcgcagaccctgatgagacgccgcataatgcgtgCATCTGCATGGGTCTACGCCGttcgccaaggcctttttttctaaacgctaggcataaatgggataatgGCAATGTTCTTCagcttaaaaaagtaaaataaatatgtattttaatgacgaGGTAAATGCTGTAAGTACCATGTAGGTACAAGGTATCCTGTATAGGTCAGTCGATAATTTCTTAACCGCTGAATCGTTCACTATTTTGATAAAGACGGCTGAAAACATATCTACCGAGAAAGTCTCAAGTTGATGTCATTTACAGTTTCAATTTTATTCACCTGATAAAAATTGATTATACGAGTTATAAAAAAAAGCCGAGAAGAAAGAAGCGTTTTACTTTTGCGCTGCACTGTCTGTAATGATAAGCTGCTTAACCAAAACTGATAGTACCGGAGGCGAAATACGTTACACCCGCTTATACTCGAAACGATAACGGATTATACAAGAATATGATTGCCGTTGTAACATTCAAAACAATAAGTGAATTCTTTAAGTTGGCAACAAACGCACTTACATGTGCCAAATATGTGTGTTCAATGAGCATTCTTGTTTATACGATAATGACTTGCAAATAAAAGATGTTACCGgacaatgaaaacatatgaacCGCTCCTATCTCATAGTTATTAAAGAGAATAAGAAAACTATATACTTTGCCACTCGAAGTAAcgtcattggcgtcgcactgtagtgcggcgactagtatgtaatacgtttgttttcgcttatgggaggagaagttattttacggataaatgtttatatgtttgttgtcagaatatcttgcatagtggtgatttttgtgtaaattagtgtaaataagtactgcatttgtgcttattacatttactacaacattaattgccaataatgcaaagctaattgtttcaattaataactgatcacagaggttgggcaataataaaagatcacagagACTGGGAAAATACGCgtaccggtgaaactttctggttttgtataaaaacaaaacttctttgttccactatcctagcaaccacctagttactaatgaaggcgctatagagcgcgaagcgcgacacgtattattaattgtaataatgagtcttgataaaggaagctgccgcttatcaatgaggagcaccatcacagcaccccagtctcattactatcaagtcctcttacaggtttttttaagaaccacatatagaaggccgcaggcctgacccgtatcttgccagtggtatgatgcggcgtctcatcagggtctgcgctgtttgcttaaaggaatttctgtaagaaatattctaaatatagaaataaatttactagagaACCATAATTTTGGAactaaattgattcaatttagaagaatgggagagtccactaggcataaatgggtttattttGTGCACACCTTATTTTTTCTCCCAGGTGATATGCTCGACGTGTGCTACCGGATTTCATAGGATGTGTACAAGTATCATCAGCTCGCACGAGGCGGCCAGCAAGCAGCGGGACGAGGCAAAGGGCGTCATGGAGAAGCTGGGACACCAGACCATATGGGGTACACGCATCCTCGAGAACCGTAACCACACCATACAAACACTTGATGACGCCGCAAACAACGTGAAGAGGCAGATATCCAGCATCCGGCAGCAGATCAATGATATTCTTACTGGTAGGATTAACTTAGTCTTAATAAGCAAGCAATACTATGATCAAGTCATCTTGATCTGTTCTATGCAAATGTTACATTCATTTTATAAGAACCTCAAGCTCTACCACATACTAACGTCTATGGAAACTTATTTCTGTGTCGTAATAATAtaagccgtgttctgagaaaactgggcataatgcatgtgcgtaaagtgtcgtccgagattagtctgtgtagttggcacaggcttatcagggacgacactttccgcctaaattggatttttgctaagatgagacttcattttaacgaaaagtgtagtaaaagcggaaagtgtcgtccctgatcagcctgtgcggactgcacaggctaatctgggacgacactgcacacatgcataatgcccagttttctcagaacacgactcataagAAGGTTGGGTCGTTTTGCAGCTCAAGAGGAACGTGCACTCGTGCAGCTAGAGGATCTGAGGAAGGGCGAACTCGTGCATTTCCAGCGAGAGGTGGAACGGACACAGGAAATCGTGAACACCACAAAGAACGCGACAGTTGTCCTGCAAAACTCCATGACTCACGGCACGGACGCGGACGTCCTCATTACGTACAACAAAGCGAAGCGTGAGGCGCATTACTGCGAGCGGAGCCTGAAGGAGGTCTCAAGGCACCTCAAAGACGTCATTTTGGCCTTCTCGCCCGACATGAGCCTCCAGATGTTTTTGGGAACGCTGAAGGAAATGGGGAAGTTTTCATTGTCACACCAAGATGTTCGTATACCTCCTCCATACACAGTGCGCGCTGATACCATTCTGATTCCGGAAGATCCGGTAGTTGAAAAGCCAGATTCTCTAGACGATTCAAACTGCACCGGTTTTAACCAGAAGGAAAGGCGGAAAAAGAAAAATCCCGTAAATCCAGATTTGAAGATCTTTCCGCCTTCTCCTTCGATAACACCTGTTCCACAAGGTAAAACCCGTAGTAATATCCCACAAGGTCGCCTAGAGGCATATTTTAAGGTAAGAACGGCACAGGACCGCGATAACTGCTGCATCACAGGGGCGGAGTGTCTTCATGACGGCCGAATCGTTCTAGCAGATCAGGTTCACAGGAAAATCAAGCTGTACGAAAGCGAGTATCGTTGGATTGGTGAACGTGTGCTGTCCGCGCGACCTTTCGATATAGCAGCAATTTCGCAAAGCGAGATCGCGGTTACTCTGCCGCGAGAAAAGCGATTTCTCTTGTTGCAAGTTCGCGAGACCGACATAACCATTCTTGCAGCGATCCAAACCGGTGCAAAATGCTGGGGCATCTCCTACTCCAACTACATGCTTGCCGTCTGTTGCTATGACTCCCCACCCAGTGTGAAGCTCATGTCACGTGACGGTCGCGAACTTAAAGTTATCAGCAAGGACAATGTTGGACACAATATCTTCTTCTTTCCCGAGTACGTGGTACTCGATCGCACTGCCGGCTGCATGTATGTAACGGACCGTTTTAAGAAGACGGTCATCGTACTGACGACGCAGGGTGAGAAATTATGGGAAGTCCGCTATGACGGACTGAAGATACCGAAGGGGATCACGCTACATGGCAACCGACTGTTTGTGGCCGGCAACAAGTCCCACAACGTTCTGATGATCAACACGGACGGCGAGATCCTTGGTGATGTAATCACTGACGGCGTCACGAACCCTCACAAGCTGGTACTGGGGCCCGGCTCAGGTCGGATGATCGTTACGCAGTACAACATAAGTCTCATTGACGTGGAAAGAAATACGATCAAAGTGTTCACAATGCCGTGGTAGAGACCGCTTTGTCGGTCGCAGTAGTCCTGTGACGTGACGTCTTAGCACGGACGATGCTGAGCAGTTAGCGCATTGTTCTTCTTTTGAAATGTATACGCTTGTTGAGGAACATAACTTCTAGACAATCTATTTTTCGGGATATTAACGATAATATTATCGTAAAATTTTGGTCGTTTTATATCAGCTAGCCAAACACACATTGCCTTTGtatataaacatgatttaaacatatattattactttgtttaatCTCGCCAAGTCCTAGTTTAAGATTGTCAACATTTTGAACAATATATCTTTGCTGTGACCTTTAATAGTTGTtcagttgttttattttgtcaaaatagtAATGCTCATCtcaatttaatgtttaatgtcTTTTATAATTTGACATAACGTTTTCGGTTTGTGTATGCAAGTGTGCAGTCTTTTAAATAAACCAGATAACAAGTGACGAAAATACTGAATAAAGACAGAAAAACACGTGTGATTTTTAACAAAACTCAGCACAAGTGTCGAATCTTTTCAATTTTCATAAGTGATATATAGACATGAACGGTCCACCAAGCCATGTGCAACTATGCATTTGGGTTGCCGCTTGTTTAAATAGACATAATTGAATGattaaaacatgtgtaatataattttCCTGGTTTGAGCGCagcgaaatagaggaaaattagTTTCCATTGCATACGAAAGTCCCCGGTAGGGGTCGCTCAGTGTATTGTATTGGCGGGTAATTTTGCTCGTGGAATAGCCATTCGGCTTTGCGTAACTGACCAGTGAACATATTAATTTTCCAAATATTTTATTGGATATAAAATATGGACAAGTATTCTAATGAAAATTATTTTCTGCAGGAATATAGTCTGTTTTCTGTGTAAACTATATGAGCGTTAGTTCATGTGTGAGTTATGAAATCTATATCAATATGTGAATTGTTCAAATTTTTTTGTTGCGTACGTTATAAATGTGTCATCTGGTCGTACGCATAGGTACCAAAATACAAactgtattttcaatttaaatcgttgtgtttgttgtttatttaggagACGTATAAGGTCTAAGgaaatgtttgtttata from Dreissena polymorpha isolate Duluth1 chromosome 1, UMN_Dpol_1.0, whole genome shotgun sequence carries:
- the LOC127839648 gene encoding uncharacterized protein LOC127839648, with protein sequence MEMEQRKYAIKAEHRGEAQYTRLSRYRVTVQEDTYGFSAPTKRNFASDIDSALGNDDESMKDFLSRVICSTCATGFHRMCTSIISSHEAASKQRDEAKGVMEKLGHQTIWGTRILENRNHTIQTLDDAANNVKRQISSIRQQINDILTAQEERALVQLEDLRKGELVHFQREVERTQEIVNTTKNATVVLQNSMTHGTDADVLITYNKAKREAHYCERSLKEVSRHLKDVILAFSPDMSLQMFLGTLKEMGKFSLSHQDVRIPPPYTVRADTILIPEDPVVEKPDSLDDSNCTGFNQKERRKKKNPVNPDLKIFPPSPSITPVPQGKTRSNIPQGRLEAYFKVRTAQDRDNCCITGAECLHDGRIVLADQVHRKIKLYESEYRWIGERVLSARPFDIAAISQSEIAVTLPREKRFLLLQVRETDITILAAIQTGAKCWGISYSNYMLAVCCYDSPPSVKLMSRDGRELKVISKDNVGHNIFFFPEYVVLDRTAGCMYVTDRFKKTVIVLTTQGEKLWEVRYDGLKIPKGITLHGNRLFVAGNKSHNVLMINTDGEILGDVITDGVTNPHKLVLGPGSGRMIVTQYNISLIDVERNTIKVFTMPW